The following coding sequences lie in one Miscanthus floridulus cultivar M001 chromosome 9, ASM1932011v1, whole genome shotgun sequence genomic window:
- the LOC136484022 gene encoding disease resistance protein RGA5-like, protein MDLVTGALGILPSKLLDLLKEEYKLQKSVRVQVQSLSRELESMHAALRKVAAVPWDQLDEQDKVWARDVREASYDLEDILDTFLIQVDGRPHPQPADGNLVKRLTKKMGQLISKVKARHDIAGAIEEIKKQLQEVAERRARYRVDDVLAKPAAATSIDPRLSALFTKRSQLVGMNMPKSTLINMLSVSDDDMSNKKMKIVCVVGFGGLGKTTLAKRVFDEFKANFCCAAFVSVGRIPDLKKVFRDILINLGHTDSNMMILDEAQLTNSVRGFLESKRYFIVIDDIWDEPSWNTIRYALDDNNLGSKIIITTRIHAVAEKVGCSYQMQPLSYESSKQLFYERIFGFGSKCPDRFSEISEKILRKCGGVPLAIITTSSLLANKPRNIEVWSELCDSIGSGFESNQDMDNMRKILSLSYIDLPCHLKTCVLYLSIFPEDFDIRKDRLIWRWIAEGFVQYGEGNQSLFEVGESYFNELLNRSLIEPTYMLDGGDGNPVACRVHDVVLDLICFLSREEHFVTTLRGDSMQNSASLRSKVRRLSFHSTTWPKMNMSKLRSLTIFSPGTINSVPSLSTYHLLRVLDLEKCNLRDHPCLRFVSKLFHLRYLSLSKTRYPGVLPVEIGKLQFLQTLNVFGTDIPELPSSIVGLRKLMCLYVDESTWLPEGFSNLTSLEVLGSAYVDSGSIAEELGHLTQLRELWVYLAGAEDGGTDENLGKVLVESLGKMHRIQYLQIKSKEIIELEAGSVELSLGNLRYLYVSRATSLPKWINPLSLLLLSWLYIKVGQLRQEDIHVLGTLPALRILMVKGTGGIQIVERFMVSADAFPCVINCEFSDFASVLPSIFPRGALPRLENFEFCIQLEDFCNGEIIVEDLAIGHLPSLQGITVCFHGQGGYDVARKVEEVLCHQADVHPNHPSVGFSYCDLVSIGNEEDDDKEETLSVEGAGLSLEWIRL, encoded by the exons ATGGACCTTGTTACGGGTGCGTTGGGCATTCTCCCCTCCAAACTGCTGGATCTCCTGAAGGAGGAGTACAAGCTGCAGAAGAGCGTCAGGGTGCAAGTCCAGTCCCTCTCCCGGGAGCTCGAGAGCATGCACGCCGCCCTCCGCAAGGTGGCGGCAGTGCCATGGGACCAGCTTGACGAACAAGACAAGGTCTGGGCACGAGACGTCAGGGAGGCATCCTACGACTTGGAGGATATCCTCGACACCTTTCTCATTCAAGTTGACGGCCGCCCTCACCCTCAGCCAGCAGATGGAAACTTGGTCAAACGCCTCACGAAGAAAATGGGCCAGCTTATAAGCAAGGTCAAGGCTCGCCACGACATCGCTGGTGCAATCGAGGAAATCAAAAAGCAACTCCAGGAGGTGGCCGAGCGTCGTGCGAGGTACAGGGTCGATGATGTCCTGGCCAAGCCTGCTGCTGCAACAAGTATTGATCCTCGTTTGTCGGCTCTGTTCACAAAAAGGTCACAGCTCGTTGGCATGAATATGCCAAAGTCTACGCTCATCAATATGTTATCTGTAAGCGACGATGATATGTCCAACAAGAAGATGAAGATAGTATGTGTTGTTGGTTTTGGAGGGCTGGGCAAGACCACTCTGGCCAAGAGAGTGTTTGACGAGTTTAAAGCCAACTTCTGTTGTGCAGCATTTGTTTCAGTGGGGCGAATCCCCGACCTGAAGAAAGTCTTCAGAGACATTCTGATTAATCTGGGGCACACTGATTCTAATATGATGATATTGGACGAAGCGCAGCTCACCAATTCGGTTCGTGGATTCCTCGAGAGCAAAAG GTACTTCATTGTCATCGATGACATATGGGATGAACCTTCATGGAACACAATAAGATATGCTCTGGATGACAATAACTTGGGAAGTAAAATCATCATTACTACCCGTATCCATGCTGTTGCTGAGAAAGTTGGTTGTTCTTATCAAATGCAACCTCTTTCTTATGAGAGCTCTAAACAATTGTTCTATGAAAGGATATTTGGCTTTGGGAGCAAGTGTCCTGACCGATTTTCTGAAATTTCAGAAAAAATATTAAGGAAATGTGGAGGTGTGCCATTAGCTATCATTACCACATCTAGTTTATTGGCTAATAAGCCGAGAAATATAGAAGTGTGGTCGGAGTTGTGTGACTCTATTGGTTCTGGATTTGAAAGCAATCAAGATATGGACAATATGAGAAAGATATTATCTCTTAGCTATATTGATCTACCTTGCCATTTGAAGACCTGTGTTTTATATCTAAGTATATTTCCAGAGGATTTTGATATTAGGAAGGACCGGTTGATATGGAGGTGGATAGCTGAAGGTTTTGTGCAGTATGGAGAAGGGAACCAAAGCTTGTTTGAGGTTGGAGAGAGTTACTTCAATGAGCTTCTAAATCGAAGCCTGATCGAGCCAACATACATGTTGGATGGTGGGGATGGTAATCCTGTTGCTTGTCGTGTGCATGATGTGGTCCTTGATCTTATTTGTTTCTTGTCAAGAGAAGAACATTTTGTCACCACTTTAAGAGGTGATAGTATGCAAAACTCAGCTTCTTTGCGAAGTAAAGTTCGCAGGTTATCCTTCCACAGTACTACTTGGCCTAAAATGAACATGTCAAAATTGAGGTCCCTTACAATCTTCAGTCCAGGTACGATAAATTCAGTGCCATCCCTTTCAACTTATCATCTTCTGCGTGTATTGGATCTGGAAAAGTGCAATCTTAGGGACCATCCATGTCTACGGTTTGTCAGCAAATTATTTCACCTGAGGTATTTAAGTCTGTCAAAAACTAGATATCCTGGTGTGCTTCCAGTAGAGATAGGGAAGTTACAGTTTTTGCAGACATTAAATGTATTTGGAACTGATATACCAGAACTGCCATCAAGTATTGTTGGGCTAAGAAAACTGATGTGCCTATATGTTGATGAGAGTACCTGGCTGCCAGAAGGGTTCAGTAACCTAACGTCCCTGGAAGTTCTAGGGTCTGCGTATGTGGATTCTGGAAGCATTGCAGAAGAGCTAGGTCATCTGACCCAGCTAAGGGAACTCTGGGTCTACCTTGCAGGGGCTGAGGATGGTGGAACGGATGAGAACCTGGGTAAAGTTTTGGTGGAGTCGCTAGGCAAGATGCACAGAATCCAATACCTACAAATCAAGTCCAAAGAGATCATTGAGCTCGAAGCAGGCTCAGTGGAGTTGTCCCTAGGAAACCTgcgatatctttatgtttctagAGCCACTTCGTTGCCGAAATGGATTAATCCTTTATCGCTTCTCCTCCTCTCTTGGTTGTACATAAAGGTGGGTCAACTGCGACAGGAGGACATCCATGTCCTCGGGACGCTGCCAGCTCTTCGTATCCTCATGGTGAAAGGGACTGGAGGAATTCAAATCGTGGAAAGGTTCATGGTCAGTGCTGATGCCTTCCCATGTGTGATAAACTGCGAGTTCTCTGATTTCGCATCAGTACTACCATCAATTTTCCCACGTGGAGCGTTGCCCAGGCTTGAAAATTTTGAGTTTTGTATCCAACTGGAGGATTTCTGCAACGGTGAAATTATCGTTGAGGACCTGGCCATTGGCCACCTACCATCCCTTCAGGGAATCACCGTTTGCTTTCATGGACAAGGCGGCTATGATGTTGCCAGGAAAGTGGAAGAGGTTCTGTGCCACCAGGCGGATGTCCATCCCAACCATCCGTCCGTTGGTTTCAGTTATTGT GATCTTGTCTCCATAGgaaatgaagaagatgatgataagGAGGAAACCTTATCGGTTGAGGGTGCTGGCTTGTCTCTTGAATGGATTCGGTTATAA